One genomic segment of Candidatus Fukatsuia endosymbiont of Tuberolachnus salignus includes these proteins:
- a CDS encoding IS630 transposase-related protein has product MSHSVDFRRKVLGIREQENLSIRETAKRFHIGSASVTRWLSRIEVKPSSPRRRKLDKVALAEDVALYPDAYQRERAARFQVCQKAIWQALKNLGVTYKKNPASSQGRRRDTARLPGHDSLL; this is encoded by the coding sequence ATGAGCCACTCTGTCGATTTTCGCCGTAAAGTTCTGGGTATTCGAGAGCAAGAAAACTTGAGTATCAGAGAGACCGCTAAACGCTTCCACATTGGTTCAGCTTCCGTTACCCGCTGGCTCAGTCGTATCGAGGTTAAACCTTCTTCCCCCCGTCGGCGTAAGCTTGATAAAGTGGCGTTAGCTGAAGATGTTGCACTTTATCCCGATGCTTACCAACGGGAACGGGCGGCGCGCTTTCAGGTGTGCCAGAAAGCCATTTGGCAGGCACTGAAAAACCTGGGCGTCACCTATAAAAAAAACCCTGCGTCATCCCAAGGCAGACGAAGAGACACGGCGCGCCTTCCAGGACACGATAGCCTGCTATAA
- a CDS encoding IS630 family transposase has product MRHPKADEETRRAFQDTIACYKKQGKPVVYLDESGFAHDRPRTHGYAARGQRCWGTQDGQPKGRTNVIGALLGTVLMAVGLFFCSINSDVFYSWVTQRLLPTLPPHCVIVMDNASFHKRLDIQQAISKAGHRIEYLTPYSPALNPIEHKWAQAKSKRRDLNCSLDALFSQYSA; this is encoded by the coding sequence CTGCGTCATCCCAAGGCAGACGAAGAGACACGGCGCGCCTTCCAGGACACGATAGCCTGCTATAAAAAGCAGGGAAAACCGGTCGTTTATCTGGATGAAAGCGGTTTCGCACACGATAGGCCACGAACCCACGGTTATGCTGCACGAGGTCAACGCTGTTGGGGTACCCAGGATGGGCAGCCTAAGGGCCGAACAAATGTCATTGGTGCGTTACTGGGAACCGTCCTGATGGCGGTCGGATTATTTTTTTGTTCCATTAACAGTGATGTTTTTTACTCCTGGGTTACCCAGCGCCTTTTGCCTACTCTTCCTCCTCATTGTGTCATCGTGATGGATAACGCCAGTTTCCACAAACGTCTCGACATTCAGCAGGCTATCAGTAAAGCCGGGCATCGGATTGAATATCTCACTCCCTACTCACCTGCTCTCAATCCCATTGAACATAAATGGGCACAAGCCAAAAGCAAAAGAAGGGACTTAAATTGCAGCCTTGACGCCTTATTCTCTCAATATAGTGCATAA
- the istA gene encoding IS21 family transposase → MARTPRYSQRTAPLSKLDPFKFYLLERIKAAKPDWIPATVLFRELQARGYEEKDGILRNYLRQFKTKTDEPAQRFETPAGKQLQVDFTTIRRGKKKLKAFVATLGYSRATYVLFSQHERQEDGLHGIEAALDYFGGVPQQLLFDNAKCLMIERDAYGEGQHRWNVHLLTLARDYGFSLRACRPYHPKTKGKVERFNGYLKHSFIPP, encoded by the coding sequence ATCGCCAGAACACCCCGTTACAGCCAGCGTACTGCACCGTTATCAAAACTGGATCCCTTTAAATTTTATTTACTCGAACGGATTAAAGCAGCAAAACCTGACTGGATCCCTGCCACTGTGTTATTTCGTGAACTTCAAGCGCGAGGCTATGAGGAAAAAGACGGTATCCTGAGGAATTATCTTCGGCAGTTTAAAACCAAAACGGATGAGCCAGCACAACGCTTTGAAACGCCTGCTGGCAAACAGTTGCAGGTAGACTTTACGACCATTCGAAGGGGAAAAAAGAAGCTCAAAGCGTTTGTCGCGACACTGGGATATAGCAGGGCAACTTATGTTCTGTTTAGCCAACATGAGCGACAAGAAGATGGGTTACATGGTATTGAAGCTGCACTGGATTATTTTGGGGGTGTACCCCAGCAGCTCCTGTTCGATAACGCCAAATGCCTTATGATTGAACGCGATGCCTATGGTGAAGGTCAGCACCGTTGGAATGTTCATCTTCTCACCCTGGCAAGAGACTACGGTTTTAGCCTCCGCGCCTGTCGACCTTACCACCCCAAGACAAAGGGCAAAGTGGAACGTTTTAACGGCTATTTGAAACACAGCTTTATCCCCCCCTAG